A stretch of the Edaphobacter acidisoli genome encodes the following:
- a CDS encoding efflux RND transporter periplasmic adaptor subunit — protein MRQRRMLLRGLQYGAALGLVFALVGCNSSDREKANQMTSFSTRASKSATPELFTIPEDQMSHVQVVTVAATSLTRTLRLTGAVAYNAFKTTPVITQVGGPVSRILVVPGEHVKAGQPMLDVSSPDYSQLLDSYLKASDLYRLADKFYARAQDLYQHHAIAESDLEQAESNRTQARADLNAAEQGMKILGIKDPANLAKSPSSAQIPVLAPIGGEVVERLVSPGQVVQAGQTQAFTISDLSTVWVLANVYQSDLAHVHPGDDVVVQTDAYPQSFHGKISFVSPALDPNTRTLQARIVVDNPGEKLKKDMYCTVAVTAGAMANAITVPDAAVLRDDDNQPFVYVAVGNDQFGRRDIEMGQRQNGVTEVLKGVQAGDKVVGDGSLFLQFANALQH, from the coding sequence AGACAGAGAAGGATGTTGCTGCGCGGATTGCAGTATGGGGCGGCCCTTGGTCTAGTGTTCGCCCTTGTGGGCTGTAACTCTTCGGACCGCGAGAAGGCGAACCAGATGACTTCGTTTTCGACGCGGGCATCGAAGTCGGCGACGCCGGAGCTGTTCACGATTCCTGAAGACCAGATGTCGCATGTGCAGGTGGTGACGGTGGCGGCGACGTCGCTGACGCGCACGCTGCGGCTGACGGGTGCGGTGGCGTACAACGCGTTCAAGACGACGCCGGTGATTACGCAGGTGGGCGGGCCGGTGAGCAGGATTCTGGTTGTTCCGGGTGAGCATGTGAAGGCTGGACAGCCGATGCTGGATGTGAGCAGTCCGGACTACTCGCAGCTGCTGGATTCGTATTTGAAGGCGTCGGATTTGTACAGGCTGGCGGACAAGTTTTATGCGCGGGCGCAGGACCTGTATCAGCATCACGCGATTGCGGAGAGCGATCTGGAGCAGGCTGAATCGAACAGGACGCAGGCGCGGGCGGATTTGAACGCGGCTGAACAGGGGATGAAGATTCTAGGGATCAAGGACCCTGCGAATCTGGCGAAGTCTCCTTCGTCGGCGCAGATTCCAGTGCTGGCGCCGATTGGGGGCGAGGTGGTGGAGCGGCTGGTTTCGCCGGGACAGGTGGTGCAGGCGGGGCAGACGCAGGCGTTCACCATTTCGGATTTGAGCACGGTGTGGGTGCTGGCGAATGTGTATCAGTCGGACCTGGCGCATGTGCATCCGGGGGATGATGTCGTCGTGCAGACGGATGCTTATCCGCAGAGCTTTCACGGGAAGATTTCGTTTGTGTCGCCGGCGCTCGATCCAAATACGCGGACGTTGCAGGCGCGCATCGTTGTCGATAATCCCGGCGAGAAGCTGAAGAAGGACATGTACTGCACGGTTGCGGTGACGGCGGGCGCGATGGCGAACGCGATTACGGTGCCGGATGCGGCGGTGTTGCGCGACGACGATAACCAGCCGTTCGTGTATGTGGCCGTCGGCAACGACCAGTTTGGCAGACGCGATATCGAGATGGGACAGCGGCAGAATGGGGTGACCGAGGTCCTGAAGGGCGTTCAGGCGGGTGACAAGGTCGTGGGCGATGGCAGCCTGTTTCTTCAGTTTGCCAATGCGTTGCAGCACTGA
- a CDS encoding efflux RND transporter permease subunit — MIHHIVQFALRQRLLILLMVVFIVVGGTISFHHMPVDAYPDLAPTMVEIITQWQGHAAEEVERLVTVPTEVEMNGVPGMSVMRSISLYGLSDVILTFNEGTDDYFAREQVFQRLSEVTYPTGVTPSLAPLASPSGLVYRYVIDSPDRTPQELKTYEDWVIEREYKQVPGVADDSGFGGTVMQYQVLLDPAKLYAYHLTVPTILQQLSVNNSNAGGGFYQQGGQFYYVRGLGLIRTTEDIGDVVVGSQNGVPIRIRDIGDVTIGNAPRLGEFGFNKRDDAVEGVIMMRRGEQTQNVLKGVEAKTQQLNEQILPPDIKVRPYYDRSDLVQLTIDTVEHNLMLGMALVLIVLMAFLVSVRAAVIVALTIPLSLLFAFIFLHARGVAANLLSIGAVDFGILIDGTLVMVENIFRVLGEREGQDYKLDDVILEAARDVDRPVFYSVAVIIAGYLPIYALTGPSGRLFRPMADTVAIALIGALILTLTFVPVMCSYWFRRGVHERVNRPFEWLKEKYAVELDWCLDHPKTTMVVASVIFLATLLLVPFIGGEFMPHLDEGALWVRATMPYTISFDEASRFSPKVRDILMKYPMVTDVGSELGRPDDGTDPTGFFNDEFYVGLKPYNDASWKQGPIHNKQELVDDLQKQLKAFPGVIFNYTQPAEDAVDEALTGLKSALAVKIYGPDLNVLQNTAVQIKRRLQQVPGFTELTVVRELGQPSLQIDVDRDKIARYGINVADVEAVVQAAVGGQAATQVIQGEKLFDLVVRMKPEFRESAHEIGNLLVGTPSGQQIPLSELANIHEAAGASFIYRENNSRYIGVQYSIEGRDLERAVADGQKSIADIQKSLPPGYRLAWGGEYGEFLEAKHQMEFIGPMAVLIIFMILFALYGNIKFPVTIALGVIMTEPVGALLALKLTGTPFSVSSALGLLALMGVSVETAVILVSYINKLRLENKDIRTATREASLLRLRPIMMTALVACLGLLPAALSTGIGSDTQRPFAIVVVAGLVSRLFLGFFVNPVLYEMVARDGDVLQV, encoded by the coding sequence ATGATTCATCACATCGTTCAATTCGCACTGCGGCAGCGGTTGCTGATTCTGCTGATGGTGGTCTTCATTGTTGTTGGCGGGACGATCTCGTTTCACCATATGCCGGTGGATGCGTATCCCGATCTTGCGCCGACGATGGTGGAGATCATTACGCAGTGGCAGGGGCATGCTGCGGAAGAGGTCGAGCGGCTGGTGACGGTGCCGACTGAGGTGGAGATGAACGGCGTGCCGGGAATGTCGGTGATGCGTTCGATCTCGCTGTATGGATTGTCGGATGTGATTCTGACCTTCAATGAGGGCACGGACGATTACTTTGCGCGGGAGCAGGTGTTTCAGCGGCTGAGCGAGGTGACGTATCCGACGGGTGTGACGCCGTCGCTGGCTCCGCTGGCGAGTCCTTCGGGACTGGTGTATCGGTATGTGATTGACAGCCCGGACCGCACGCCGCAGGAGCTGAAGACTTACGAAGACTGGGTGATTGAGCGCGAGTACAAGCAGGTGCCGGGCGTGGCGGACGACTCGGGCTTTGGCGGCACGGTGATGCAGTATCAGGTGCTGCTCGATCCGGCGAAGCTTTATGCGTACCACTTGACGGTACCGACGATTTTGCAGCAGCTCTCGGTGAATAACTCGAATGCGGGCGGAGGGTTTTATCAGCAGGGTGGGCAGTTCTATTATGTGCGCGGGCTGGGGCTGATTCGCACGACCGAGGATATTGGCGATGTGGTTGTCGGCTCGCAGAATGGTGTACCGATTCGCATTCGCGATATTGGAGATGTGACGATAGGGAACGCGCCGCGGTTGGGCGAGTTCGGCTTCAACAAGCGGGATGATGCGGTTGAGGGCGTCATCATGATGCGGCGCGGCGAGCAGACGCAGAATGTGCTGAAGGGCGTTGAGGCGAAGACGCAGCAGTTGAATGAGCAGATTCTGCCGCCGGATATCAAGGTGCGTCCTTACTACGATCGCAGCGATCTGGTGCAGCTGACGATCGATACCGTCGAGCACAACCTGATGCTGGGCATGGCGCTGGTGCTGATTGTGCTGATGGCGTTTCTGGTGAGCGTGCGCGCGGCGGTGATCGTGGCGCTGACCATCCCGCTGTCGCTGCTGTTTGCGTTTATCTTTCTTCATGCGCGCGGGGTTGCGGCGAACCTGCTTTCGATTGGCGCGGTGGACTTTGGGATATTGATTGACGGCACGCTGGTGATGGTGGAGAACATCTTCCGCGTGCTGGGCGAACGGGAGGGACAGGATTACAAGCTGGATGATGTGATTCTGGAGGCCGCGCGTGATGTTGACCGCCCGGTGTTTTATTCGGTTGCGGTGATTATCGCGGGCTATCTGCCGATCTATGCGCTGACGGGGCCTTCGGGGCGGCTGTTCCGGCCGATGGCGGACACGGTGGCGATTGCGCTGATTGGCGCGCTGATTCTTACGCTGACGTTTGTGCCGGTGATGTGCTCGTACTGGTTCAGGCGCGGCGTGCATGAGCGGGTGAACAGGCCGTTCGAGTGGCTGAAGGAGAAGTACGCGGTTGAGCTCGACTGGTGCCTGGACCATCCGAAGACGACGATGGTGGTGGCGTCGGTGATCTTTCTGGCGACGCTGCTGCTGGTGCCGTTTATTGGCGGCGAGTTTATGCCGCATCTGGATGAAGGCGCGCTTTGGGTGCGGGCGACGATGCCGTACACGATCTCGTTCGATGAGGCGAGCAGGTTTTCGCCGAAGGTGCGCGACATTCTAATGAAGTATCCGATGGTGACGGATGTTGGATCGGAGCTTGGCAGGCCGGATGATGGCACGGACCCGACGGGGTTCTTCAATGATGAGTTTTATGTGGGGTTGAAGCCGTATAACGATGCTTCGTGGAAGCAGGGGCCGATTCATAACAAGCAGGAGCTGGTGGATGATCTTCAGAAGCAGCTTAAGGCGTTTCCGGGGGTGATCTTCAACTACACGCAGCCGGCTGAGGATGCGGTGGATGAGGCGTTGACGGGGCTGAAGAGCGCGCTCGCGGTGAAGATTTATGGGCCGGACCTGAACGTGTTGCAGAATACAGCGGTCCAGATTAAGCGACGGTTGCAGCAGGTGCCCGGGTTTACGGAGCTGACGGTGGTGCGCGAGCTTGGACAGCCGAGTTTGCAGATTGATGTGGACCGCGACAAGATTGCGCGCTATGGCATCAATGTCGCCGATGTGGAGGCGGTGGTGCAGGCAGCGGTGGGCGGGCAGGCGGCTACGCAGGTAATTCAGGGCGAGAAGCTGTTTGATCTGGTGGTGAGGATGAAGCCGGAGTTCCGCGAGAGCGCGCATGAGATTGGCAATCTGCTGGTGGGCACGCCTTCGGGGCAGCAGATACCGCTGAGCGAGCTGGCCAACATTCATGAGGCTGCGGGCGCTTCGTTTATCTATCGCGAGAATAATTCGCGGTATATCGGGGTGCAGTACAGCATCGAGGGGCGCGACCTGGAGCGGGCGGTTGCGGACGGGCAGAAGTCGATTGCGGATATTCAGAAGTCGCTGCCGCCGGGGTACCGGCTGGCCTGGGGTGGGGAGTACGGCGAGTTTCTGGAGGCGAAGCACCAGATGGAGTTCATCGGGCCAATGGCGGTGCTGATTATCTTCATGATTCTGTTTGCGCTGTACGGCAATATCAAATTCCCGGTGACGATTGCGCTGGGCGTGATTATGACGGAGCCGGTGGGGGCGCTGCTGGCGCTGAAGCTGACGGGGACGCCGTTTAGTGTGTCGTCGGCGCTGGGCTTGCTGGCGCTGATGGGGGTATCGGTGGAGACGGCGGTGATTCTGGTCTCCTATATCAATAAGCTGCGGCTGGAGAACAAGGACATTCGCACGGCTACGCGGGAGGCTTCGTTGCTGCGGCTGCGGCCGATTATGATGACGGCGCTGGTGGCCTGCCTGGGGCTGCTGCCGGCGGCGCTTTCGACCGGGATCGGGTCGGACACGCAGAGGCCGTTTGCGATTGTGGTAGTCGCGGGGCTGGTTTCGCGGCTGTTTCTGGGGTTCTTCGTCAACCCGGTGCTGTATGAGATGGTGGCGCGGGATGGGGACGTGCTGCAGGTCTGA
- a CDS encoding VWA domain-containing protein — MRTRNRVTRQYVLFSALFAVAFFGGVGTVAQDDSSSIHVNVVLVQLNVAVTDHKGNYISGLRPEDFAIYEDKIPEKTATFEEGNEPTRRLINLGSSSSGPAAEDPASATATMSKMGGGPPVVSAQPWMEGANVFILFDTSNYMYRGFVYAQDAIADFVRSLVGVNRVALYSYSRNLSRVSTLTTDRAKVLRSVRSTVAGDDAALYNSLLLTVKDAANLTGRKAIVVFSNGPDNASLVPPEDVAELAQSTGTIIYMISTRKAEEEPVSTAVFERMSKATGGKAYFAKDWQDEKQAFMSIRDDLAHLYSLSYYPAPNPNGGWRSITVKLVGKDLQKYHIRTRDGYRLLKQNPTTMTSLGETGPESASK; from the coding sequence ATGCGAACGCGCAATAGAGTGACCAGGCAGTACGTTCTGTTCTCCGCGCTCTTCGCGGTTGCCTTCTTTGGCGGCGTGGGGACGGTAGCGCAGGACGATTCGTCGAGCATTCACGTGAATGTCGTGCTGGTGCAGTTGAACGTCGCGGTGACGGACCACAAGGGAAACTATATCAGCGGGCTGCGTCCCGAGGACTTTGCTATTTACGAAGACAAAATTCCGGAGAAGACGGCGACGTTTGAGGAGGGTAATGAACCTACGCGCAGGCTGATCAATCTCGGGTCTTCGTCGAGTGGCCCTGCAGCGGAAGACCCTGCCAGTGCGACTGCCACGATGAGCAAGATGGGTGGCGGCCCTCCGGTTGTTTCGGCGCAGCCATGGATGGAGGGCGCCAATGTCTTCATCTTGTTCGATACGAGCAACTATATGTATCGCGGGTTTGTGTATGCGCAGGATGCGATTGCGGATTTTGTGCGATCGCTGGTGGGCGTGAACCGTGTCGCGCTCTACTCCTATAGCCGCAATTTGTCGCGTGTATCGACACTGACGACAGACCGCGCCAAAGTGTTGCGGAGCGTGCGGAGCACGGTTGCCGGGGACGATGCGGCGCTTTATAACTCGCTGCTGCTGACGGTGAAAGATGCGGCGAACCTGACGGGACGCAAGGCGATTGTGGTCTTCTCGAATGGGCCGGACAATGCGAGCCTGGTTCCTCCGGAGGACGTGGCGGAGCTGGCGCAGTCGACGGGGACGATTATCTATATGATCAGCACGCGGAAGGCTGAAGAAGAGCCTGTGTCGACGGCGGTGTTCGAGCGCATGAGCAAAGCGACGGGCGGCAAAGCTTACTTTGCCAAGGATTGGCAGGACGAGAAGCAGGCGTTTATGTCGATCCGCGATGACCTGGCGCACCTGTATTCGCTGAGCTATTACCCGGCGCCGAACCCGAACGGCGGCTGGCGGTCGATTACGGTGAAGCTGGTGGGGAAAGACTTGCAGAAGTATCACATACGGACGCGGGATGGATACCGATTGCTGAAGCAGAACCCGACGACGATGACGAGTCTTGGTGAGACTGGTCCTGAATCAGCATCGAAGTAA
- a CDS encoding TonB-dependent receptor, translating into MSCAGAGFAQSTNAGDISGTVTDTTGAAIPGATVTVLNVNTGVSKDYVTNGAGVYDTSSIVAGTYKITFSMTGFTKLVRSSITVVVGNTTVNAQLATGAVTQEVVVNTDVPLLKTENGEQTTTLNAETLSQLPQVGQDWSSFDILLPGAAGAPMGAQGSLGTGTSNGTMLAVNGNLPFSTVLADGAETTLPASANSDIYTQETIQEVQISASAFSAQYGVGGIMFNQISKGGSDQFHGSAYDYFQNDALNAINHGFLNGAGSKSVLRYNNFGGSIGGPILKQKLFFYFNYDKTIQHGGASAGYYSVPTAAFLGGDFTGANTIYDPATTVLTQATGTRPFPPDTSKTQTCPCYDRVSFATEYGNGNKIPANRIDPVAKTIQANFPKANAPGGTAANGVIPGNYTYTSPSTTRFIKYFGRLDYQITPNNRLTVTESEGDNPGVNLGAGICPIGCQTNDVSKNNAQISDVWSIGARLTNELRLGYTNQLNFFEPYTLGQGWPAKLGWQFAKSDNFPDIQINGFNQGCNGSTVLCSQSNSVYKEHAFDPSDVVTLVTGKHILHFGGEFLIYENNSTAWGNLNAGQMTYTGVYTTSTQGDSSTGSGYADFLLGQTQQWQANETPEFGARLKLPQIFVQDDYKVRPNLTLNLGLRYQIQTGWSEVKGNMASFDPTLQNTASGTLGAMWYGSTKAGGRSRAQSSVYNTFLPRVGFAWLMDPNTTVRGGFGLYAYNWSNDTYNGGVMGAAFGSKGNVTDSTNGITPVVVLGGTGSNLPYVGASTDPTAYNGSNVSYAAYHQPVGGSYQWNIQVQRQLNNNIVGSLAYVASHGHNLPWPVDMNQVPEGKLAPNDQQSRPYPQYGTIAVSGSIPNLNAISNYNSLQATIQQRLSHGLNFNFSYVWSHFLDDIDSAGWGSHSGTTNYQNAFNPSANYGNSNFDVRNAFKGNILYQLPFGRGRQFLNSNAFLDTVIGGWQLSDTLVMQSGQPFTATMSGADGSYSLAGSNYNWYPNVVGNPKLSGRGINQWFNETAFAVPTAGTFGNERRNQLTGPGLVTTNLSLSKTFAIWEQVRLQVRADADNAFNHPSYGLPANGISVCPTAPAKPGDQPPAGCSAFNGAIQTGTSSISGLTVPARTMQVSARLSF; encoded by the coding sequence ATGAGTTGCGCTGGAGCGGGATTTGCGCAGAGTACGAACGCAGGCGACATCAGCGGCACGGTAACCGATACGACCGGCGCTGCAATACCCGGAGCGACTGTAACCGTTCTGAATGTCAACACGGGTGTATCCAAGGACTATGTGACAAATGGTGCGGGCGTGTACGACACGTCCTCCATCGTTGCGGGAACTTACAAGATCACCTTCTCGATGACCGGGTTTACAAAACTGGTAAGGTCTTCGATCACGGTCGTCGTCGGCAACACGACGGTCAATGCTCAGCTTGCGACCGGTGCTGTAACGCAGGAGGTCGTGGTCAATACAGACGTTCCTCTGTTGAAGACCGAGAACGGCGAGCAAACCACTACTCTTAATGCCGAGACTTTGTCGCAGCTTCCGCAGGTAGGACAGGATTGGTCTAGCTTCGATATCCTGTTACCAGGTGCTGCTGGCGCTCCAATGGGTGCGCAAGGGTCCCTGGGCACGGGTACTTCCAATGGCACGATGCTTGCGGTGAACGGCAATCTTCCGTTCAGCACGGTACTCGCGGACGGTGCTGAAACGACATTGCCGGCGAGCGCGAACTCCGACATTTATACCCAGGAGACGATTCAGGAAGTCCAGATCAGCGCCTCCGCCTTTTCCGCGCAGTATGGTGTCGGCGGCATCATGTTCAATCAGATCAGCAAAGGTGGCTCCGATCAGTTCCATGGCTCGGCGTATGACTATTTTCAAAATGATGCGCTCAATGCTATAAACCATGGCTTCTTAAATGGTGCCGGATCAAAATCGGTGCTTCGGTATAACAATTTTGGCGGTTCCATCGGCGGGCCGATCCTCAAGCAGAAGCTATTTTTCTACTTCAATTACGACAAGACGATCCAGCATGGCGGCGCGTCAGCGGGGTATTATTCGGTTCCCACTGCCGCTTTCCTGGGTGGCGACTTTACGGGTGCGAACACGATTTACGATCCGGCCACGACCGTACTTACACAAGCGACCGGAACACGCCCTTTCCCGCCTGATACTTCAAAGACCCAAACCTGCCCTTGCTATGACAGGGTGTCGTTTGCTACGGAATATGGTAACGGCAACAAGATTCCAGCGAACCGGATTGATCCCGTTGCAAAGACAATTCAGGCTAACTTCCCGAAGGCCAACGCCCCGGGCGGAACGGCGGCAAACGGCGTAATTCCAGGCAACTACACTTACACTTCACCTTCTACGACCAGGTTTATCAAGTACTTTGGCCGCCTTGACTACCAGATCACGCCGAACAATCGGCTCACTGTTACTGAGAGTGAGGGGGACAACCCTGGTGTAAACCTTGGCGCGGGTATCTGCCCCATTGGTTGCCAGACCAACGATGTGAGCAAAAACAATGCTCAGATTTCAGACGTGTGGAGCATCGGCGCGCGCCTGACCAACGAACTGAGGCTAGGTTATACCAATCAGCTTAACTTCTTCGAACCTTACACGCTCGGCCAGGGATGGCCAGCCAAGCTGGGATGGCAGTTTGCCAAATCTGACAACTTCCCGGACATCCAGATTAATGGGTTCAACCAGGGTTGCAATGGAAGCACGGTACTGTGCTCTCAGTCCAACTCCGTCTATAAAGAACACGCCTTCGATCCGTCTGATGTAGTTACTCTCGTTACCGGAAAGCACATTCTGCACTTTGGCGGCGAGTTCCTGATCTACGAGAATAACTCTACGGCATGGGGTAACCTGAACGCGGGGCAGATGACCTATACCGGGGTTTACACCACGTCCACGCAGGGTGATAGCTCGACTGGTTCCGGTTATGCTGACTTCCTGCTTGGTCAAACACAACAGTGGCAAGCAAACGAAACCCCGGAATTCGGTGCCCGTTTGAAACTGCCGCAGATATTCGTCCAGGACGACTATAAGGTGCGTCCGAACCTGACGCTGAATCTCGGCTTGCGTTACCAGATTCAGACTGGCTGGAGCGAAGTCAAGGGCAATATGGCGTCGTTCGATCCGACCTTGCAGAACACCGCGTCCGGTACGTTGGGCGCCATGTGGTATGGGTCGACAAAAGCAGGCGGTCGTTCTCGCGCCCAAAGCAGCGTCTACAATACGTTCCTGCCGCGTGTCGGTTTCGCATGGCTTATGGATCCGAATACAACGGTACGAGGCGGATTCGGGCTTTATGCCTATAACTGGAGCAACGATACCTACAACGGCGGGGTCATGGGAGCGGCCTTTGGGTCAAAGGGCAACGTTACCGATAGTACCAATGGCATTACACCGGTTGTCGTGCTCGGCGGAACTGGATCGAACCTTCCCTATGTAGGAGCTTCAACAGACCCAACCGCCTATAACGGATCCAATGTAAGCTACGCCGCGTATCATCAACCTGTAGGCGGCTCCTATCAGTGGAACATTCAGGTGCAACGGCAACTGAATAACAACATAGTGGGGTCGCTGGCTTATGTGGCCAGTCACGGACACAATTTGCCCTGGCCCGTGGACATGAATCAGGTTCCTGAGGGCAAGCTCGCGCCAAATGATCAGCAGTCCCGGCCTTATCCGCAGTATGGAACCATTGCTGTTTCTGGCTCGATACCAAACTTGAACGCTATTTCGAACTACAACTCATTGCAGGCCACGATTCAGCAGCGGCTGAGCCATGGGCTTAACTTCAATTTCAGTTACGTCTGGTCCCACTTCCTGGACGATATCGACTCGGCAGGATGGGGAAGCCATTCCGGCACCACAAACTATCAGAACGCTTTCAATCCGTCTGCAAACTACGGTAATTCCAACTTCGATGTAAGGAACGCGTTCAAAGGGAACATTCTCTATCAGTTGCCTTTCGGCCGCGGCAGGCAGTTCCTGAACAGCAATGCATTTCTCGATACGGTCATCGGTGGATGGCAGCTTTCCGATACGCTTGTGATGCAGAGCGGTCAGCCGTTTACTGCGACCATGAGCGGTGCAGACGGTTCCTATTCGCTGGCTGGAAGCAATTACAACTGGTACCCCAATGTGGTCGGGAATCCGAAACTTTCGGGCCGCGGTATCAATCAATGGTTCAATGAGACTGCCTTTGCAGTGCCGACTGCAGGAACTTTCGGTAACGAACGGCGGAATCAGTTGACCGGACCAGGCCTTGTAACGACAAACCTGTCCTTGAGCAAGACGTTTGCAATCTGGGAGCAGGTTCGTCTGCAAGTACGCGCTGATGCCGACAACGCATTCAATCATCCCAGCTATGGGCTGCCTGCTAACGGAATATCGGTATGTCCGACGGCACCTGCAAAGCCCGGCGATCAGCCGCCCGCTGGTTGCTCGGCTTTCAATGGCGCAATTCAGACCGGTACATCTTCGATCTCCGGTTTGACTGTGCCAGCCCGTACGATGCAGGTGAGTGCGCGGCTCTCGTTCTGA
- a CDS encoding tetratricopeptide repeat protein — protein MKLFCLLLLFGLSGSALMAQSAGGSTAGQVAAHERRAHELLSEKKPALAAKEFASVVALDPSDIDAQGNLGVLLFFEGNYADAEPHLKATVEAQPSLVKIQALLGMCERHLGKMDQAKADLAAAVPLLKEPGVQVQAGLELVEIYTAEHDLVKASGVIETLRKSSPTDPRVLYPAYRIYTDLAGEALLDLSVAAPDSGQMHQAIAHELARARDTNGAIASFRKAIAADPKLPGIHFELAEALHSSDDPKIKAQAEAEYRLAVAQSSTDEKALARLGDVVAERNDLKDAEAYYKRALALLPGDADALIGLAHVYSEQGNDATALPLLQQVIAADPSNVLAHFRLAAVYRKLHKPEDAKRELAEYQKYRDLKAKLAVVYKDMRIESPEGPQDDAVK, from the coding sequence ATGAAGTTGTTTTGTCTTCTCTTATTGTTTGGCTTGAGCGGCTCGGCCCTGATGGCGCAATCGGCTGGCGGCTCCACGGCCGGGCAGGTTGCGGCGCATGAGCGGCGGGCCCATGAGTTGCTCAGCGAGAAGAAGCCTGCGCTGGCGGCAAAAGAGTTTGCGTCTGTTGTTGCGCTTGATCCGAGCGATATCGATGCACAGGGAAACCTGGGCGTGTTGCTGTTTTTTGAAGGCAACTATGCTGACGCGGAGCCGCATTTGAAGGCGACGGTCGAAGCGCAGCCTAGCCTCGTGAAGATTCAAGCATTGCTCGGCATGTGTGAGCGGCATCTGGGGAAGATGGATCAGGCAAAGGCTGATCTTGCTGCGGCAGTGCCTTTGCTGAAAGAGCCTGGGGTTCAGGTGCAGGCTGGGTTGGAGCTGGTTGAGATTTATACGGCTGAGCATGACCTGGTGAAGGCTTCCGGCGTGATTGAGACGCTACGGAAGAGCTCGCCGACGGACCCGCGTGTGCTTTATCCGGCGTATCGGATTTATACGGACCTTGCAGGCGAGGCGTTGCTGGATTTGTCGGTGGCTGCTCCTGATTCGGGGCAGATGCATCAGGCTATCGCACATGAATTGGCGCGCGCACGTGATACGAATGGCGCGATTGCCAGCTTCCGCAAGGCGATTGCGGCGGATCCAAAGCTGCCGGGAATTCATTTTGAGCTGGCCGAAGCTCTCCATAGCTCTGATGATCCGAAGATCAAGGCTCAGGCAGAGGCCGAGTACAGGCTTGCAGTCGCGCAGAGCAGCACCGACGAAAAAGCGCTGGCGCGGTTGGGCGATGTTGTTGCCGAGCGGAACGATTTGAAGGATGCGGAGGCATATTACAAGCGAGCTCTGGCGCTGCTGCCGGGCGATGCCGATGCGTTGATTGGACTGGCTCATGTTTATTCGGAGCAGGGGAATGATGCGACGGCGCTTCCGCTTTTGCAGCAGGTGATTGCGGCTGATCCATCGAATGTTCTGGCGCACTTTCGGCTGGCGGCGGTCTATCGTAAGCTGCATAAACCTGAAGATGCGAAACGCGAGCTCGCGGAATATCAGAAGTACAGAGACCTAAAGGCGAAGCTCGCGGTCGTCTACAAAGATATGCGGATTGAGAGTCCTGAGGGTCCGCAGGATGATGCGGTGAAGTAG